In one window of Falco cherrug isolate bFalChe1 chromosome 10, bFalChe1.pri, whole genome shotgun sequence DNA:
- the NSFL1C gene encoding NSFL1 cofactor p47 isoform X1 yields MADREEALREFVAVTGVEEERARFFLESAGWDLQIALASFYEDGGDEDILTLPQPTPSSISRGTAASDHRVTSFRDLVHAQDDDDEEEEGQRFYAGGSERSGQQIVGPPRKKSPNELVEDLFKGAKEHGAVAVDRTAKSSGETSKPKPFAGGGYRLGATPEEESAYVAGERRQNSAQDVHVVLKLWKSGFSLDSGELRSYQDPSNAQFLDDIRRGEVPAELRRLARGGQVNLDMEDHRDEEYVKPKSVFKAFTGEGQKLGSTAPQVMGTSSPAQQAENEAKASSAIAIDESEPITNIQIRLADGGRLVQKFNHNHRIRDIRLFIVDARPAMAATSFVLMTTFPNKELTDENQTLKEANLLNAVIVQRLT; encoded by the exons ATGGCGGACAGGGAGGAGGCGCTGAGGGAGTTCGTGGCCGTGACCGGCGTCGAGGAGGAGCGAGCGCGCTTTTTCCTGGAGTCCGCCGGCTGGGACCTCCAG ATTGCGCTTGCCAGTTTCTATGAGGACGGGGGTGATGAGGACATTCTGACTCTTCCCCAGCCGACACCCAGCTCTATATCCAGAGGCACTGCAGCCAG TGACCATAGAGTAACATCGTTTAGAGACCTTGTTCATGCacaggatgatgatgatgaagaggaggagggacagcG GTTTTATGCCGGTGGCTCGGAGAGAAGTGGACAGCAGATCGTTGGTCCTCCGAGGAAGAAGAGTCCCAATGAGCTGGTGGAGGATCTGTTCAAAGGAGCAAAGGAGCACGGTGCAGTGGCGGTTGATCGGACGGCCAAGAGCAGTGGCGAGACTAGCAAGCCTAAA CCTTTTGCAGGGGGAGGATATCGCCTCGGGGCTACTCCAGAGGAGGAGTCAGCTTATGTGGCAGGAGAGAGGAGACAGAATTCTGCTCAGGAT GTGCATGTTGTACTGAAGCTCTGGAAGAGTGGATTCAGTCTGGATAGCGGCGAACTGAGGAGCTACCAAGATCCGTCCAATGCCCAGTTTCTTGATGATATCCGCAGAGG GGAAGTCCCAGCAGAGCTGCGCAGGTTAGCACGGGGTGGACAGGTGAACCTGGATATGGAGGATCACCGTGATGAAGAGTATGTGAAACCTAAAAGTGTCTTCAAAGCTTTTACTGGAGAAGGACAAAAGCTGGGCAG CACGGCACCACAGGTGATGGGCACCAGCTCGccagcccagcaggcagagaATGAAGCCAAAGCCAGTTCTGCCATTGCTATCGATGAGTCGGAGCCCATCACCAACATCCAAATCCGGCTTGCTGACGGTGGACGACTGGTCCAGAAGTTTAACCACAATCACAG GATCCGTGACATCCGACTCTTCATAGTAGATGCTCGGCCAGCGATGGCTGCCACCAGTTTCGTCCTCATGACCACCTTCCCAAATAAAGAGCTGACTGATGAGAACCAGACCCTGAAGGAAGCCAACCTGCTCAATGCTGTCATTGTTCAGCGATTAACATAA
- the LOC129736998 gene encoding signal-regulatory protein beta-1-like isoform X1: MAWRAVAPLLLGPLSLLPPRLWGAGAQAGQSFQLQQPQTKVSVNKGEMFTLTCTTSRDGPLGPVKWLKGWGSENETIYDQTGSFPRVTRAVSESNTDFTIHIMDARLEDAGSYYCVKFSKSLGGVQVFQHGKGTEVSVHEGAPVPGVVAAAVVLCFLLLLSLFIAFCMYRRKHRGKAVSPCKAGPAAVGSLSPIPLQCCAGTPSTPSSEVLDAVTSPLPSQQSSKEDNDIHYADLQPLPVASRHGRNPGPACSEYASIRVAAK; encoded by the exons ATGGCCTGGCGTGCGGTGGCTCCGCTGCTGCTCGGGCCGCTCAGCCTCCTCCCACCGCGGCTCTGGG GTGCGGGTGCCCAGGCGGGTCAgagcttccagctgcagcagccccagacCAAGGTGTCGGTGAACAAGGGGGAGATGTTCACCCTGACCTGCACCACGTCCAGAGATGGTCCCCTTGGCCCTGTGAAGTGGCTGAAGGGCTGGGGCAGCGAGAACGAGACCATTTACGACCAGACAGGCTCTTTCCCTCGTGTGACGAGGGCGGTGAGTGAGTCCAACACAGACTTCACCATCCACATCATGGATGCTCGCCTCGAGGATGCCGGCAGCTATTACTGTGTGAAGTTCAGCAAATCACTGGGTGGTGTTCAGGTGTTTCAGCACGGCAAGGGCACAGAGGTGTCCGTGCACG AGGGAGCCCCGGTTCCTGGCGTGGTGGCTGCAGCTGTAGTGCTCtgtttcctccttctcctcagcCTTTTCATCGCCTTTTGCATGTACAGGAGGAAGCACAGAGGCAAGGCAGTGAGCCCGTGCAAAGCTGGGCCAGCAGCTGTAGGCAGCCTCTCACCCAtccctctgcagtgctgtgcagggacccccagcacccccag CAGCGAAGTCCTGGATGCAGTCACCTCACCTCTGCCCAGCCAG caaagcagcaaggaggaCAATGACATCCACTACGCTGatctccagcccctgcccgtgGCCTCACGGCATGGCAGAAACCCCGGCCCAGCCTGCTCCGAGTACGCCAGCATAAGGGTGGCTGCCAAGTGA
- the LOC129737005 gene encoding tyrosine-protein phosphatase non-receptor type substrate 1-like, whose product MALPTQVLPLACLMLLLLWRALGAGAQAGQSFQLQQPQTKVSVNKGKMFTLTCTTSRDGPLGPVKWLKGWGSENETIYDLTGSFPRVTRAVSESNTDFTIHIMDARLEDAGSYYCVKFSKSLGGVQVFQHGKGTEVSVHAKPSPPVVSGPQHRAGPGQSVPFTCTAGGFFPRDISVKWFKDRSPILARQPQIITPEQLKSSYNMSSTLTVMLKEDDVRSQLICAVQHPTLTAPLTGTYQLSKALRVSPSVHVDADLPSLSEVNKTANFTCHVKGFYPRGVTITWLENGMEIKVENTSPPVETPQGLFELSSLLQVQATEEKNGSVFTCRVVHDAQDPISRTATLRIAAQSPPGVTLLWSPGLWLGILLEKGLLGGLLIFLFRCMRV is encoded by the exons ATGGCTCTGCCAACACAGGTGCTGCCTCTCGCCTgcctgatgctgctgctgctctggagagCCCTGG GTGCGGGTGCCCAGGCGGGTCAgagcttccagctgcagcagccccagacCAAGGTGTCGGTGAACAAGGGGAAGATGTTCACCCTGACCTGCACCACGTCCAGAGATGGTCCCCTTGGCCCTGTGAAGTGGCTGAAGGGCTGGGGCAGCGAGAACGAGACCATTTATGACCTGACGGGCTCTTTCCCTCGTGTGACGAGGGCGGTGAGTGAGTCCAACACAGACTTCACCATCCACATCATGGATGCTCGCCTCGAGGATGCCGGCAGCTATTACTGTGTGAAGTTCAGCAAATCACTGGGTGGTGTTCAGGTGTTTCAGCACGGCAAGGGCACAGAGGTGTCCGTGCACG CCAAACCCAGCCCCCCGGTTGTGTCCGGGCCCCAGCAcagagcggggccggggcagtcggtgcctttcacctgcacGGCCGGGGGCTTCTTCCCCAGAGACATCAGCGTGAAATGGTTCAAGGACAGGAGCCCAATTTTGGCTCGGCAGCCCCAGATCATCACCCCTGAGCAACTGAAATCCTCCTACAACATGTCCAGCACCCTGACGGTGATGCTGAAGGAGGACGACGTCCGCTCGCAGCTCATCTGCGCGGTGCAGCACCCCACGCTGACGGCCCCGCTGACGGGGACGTACCAGCTCAGCAAAGCCCTGCGAG TTTCCCCCAGTGTCCACGTGGATGCTGACCTGCCGAGCCTCTCTGAGGTGAACAAGACCGCGAACTTCACCTGCCACGTGAAGGGGTTTTACCCGCGAGGGGTGACCATCACCTGGCTGGAGAATGGGATGGAGATAAAGGTGGAGAACACCTCCCCGCCGGTGGAGACCCCACAGGGCTTGTTTGAGctgagcagcctgctgcaggtCCAAGCGACGGAGGAGAAGAACGGGTCCGTGTTCACCTGCCGAGTGGTGCACGACGCCCAGGACCCCATCAGCAGGACGGCCACCCTGCGGATCGCTGCCCAGTCACCACCAG GTGTGACCCTCCTGTGGAGCCCGGGCTTGTGGCTTGGCATCCTGCTGGAGAAGGGGCTCCTTGGCGGCctcctcatcttcctcttcaggTGCATGAGGGTGTGA
- the NSFL1C gene encoding NSFL1 cofactor p47 isoform X2 encodes MADREEALREFVAVTGVEEERARFFLESAGWDLQIALASFYEDGGDEDILTLPQPTPSSISRGTAASDHRVTSFRDLVHAQDDDDEEEEGQRFYAGGSERSGQQIVGPPRKKSPNELVEDLFKGAKEHGAVAVDRTAKSSGETSKPKPFAGGGYRLGATPEEESAYVAGERRQNSAQDVHVVLKLWKSGFSLDSGELRSYQDPSNAQFLDDIRRGEVPAELRRLARGGQVNLDMEDHRDEEYVKPKSVFKAFTGEGQKLGSTAPQVMGTSSPAQQAENEAKASSAIAIDESEPITNIQIRLADGGRLVQKFNHNHRVQKRSILNSRLTTDVTFGQRKRTFS; translated from the exons ATGGCGGACAGGGAGGAGGCGCTGAGGGAGTTCGTGGCCGTGACCGGCGTCGAGGAGGAGCGAGCGCGCTTTTTCCTGGAGTCCGCCGGCTGGGACCTCCAG ATTGCGCTTGCCAGTTTCTATGAGGACGGGGGTGATGAGGACATTCTGACTCTTCCCCAGCCGACACCCAGCTCTATATCCAGAGGCACTGCAGCCAG TGACCATAGAGTAACATCGTTTAGAGACCTTGTTCATGCacaggatgatgatgatgaagaggaggagggacagcG GTTTTATGCCGGTGGCTCGGAGAGAAGTGGACAGCAGATCGTTGGTCCTCCGAGGAAGAAGAGTCCCAATGAGCTGGTGGAGGATCTGTTCAAAGGAGCAAAGGAGCACGGTGCAGTGGCGGTTGATCGGACGGCCAAGAGCAGTGGCGAGACTAGCAAGCCTAAA CCTTTTGCAGGGGGAGGATATCGCCTCGGGGCTACTCCAGAGGAGGAGTCAGCTTATGTGGCAGGAGAGAGGAGACAGAATTCTGCTCAGGAT GTGCATGTTGTACTGAAGCTCTGGAAGAGTGGATTCAGTCTGGATAGCGGCGAACTGAGGAGCTACCAAGATCCGTCCAATGCCCAGTTTCTTGATGATATCCGCAGAGG GGAAGTCCCAGCAGAGCTGCGCAGGTTAGCACGGGGTGGACAGGTGAACCTGGATATGGAGGATCACCGTGATGAAGAGTATGTGAAACCTAAAAGTGTCTTCAAAGCTTTTACTGGAGAAGGACAAAAGCTGGGCAG CACGGCACCACAGGTGATGGGCACCAGCTCGccagcccagcaggcagagaATGAAGCCAAAGCCAGTTCTGCCATTGCTATCGATGAGTCGGAGCCCATCACCAACATCCAAATCCGGCTTGCTGACGGTGGACGACTGGTCCAGAAGTTTAACCACAATCACAG GGTTCAGAAGCGTTCAATTTTGAATAGCCGCCTGACAACAGATGTTACCTTTGGGCAGCGTAAAAGAACATTTAGCT GA
- the LOC129736998 gene encoding signal-regulatory protein beta-1-like isoform X2: MAWRAVAPLLLGPLSLLPPRLWGAGAQAGQSFQLQQPQTKVSVNKGEMFTLTCTTSRDGPLGPVKWLKGWGSENETIYDQTGSFPRVTRAVSESNTDFTIHIMDARLEDAGSYYCVKFSKSLGGVQVFQHGKGTEVSVHEGAPVPGVVAAAVVLCFLLLLSLFIAFCMYRRKHRGKAVSPCKAGPAAVGSLSPIPLQCCAGTPSTPSEVLDAVTSPLPSQQSSKEDNDIHYADLQPLPVASRHGRNPGPACSEYASIRVAAK, translated from the exons ATGGCCTGGCGTGCGGTGGCTCCGCTGCTGCTCGGGCCGCTCAGCCTCCTCCCACCGCGGCTCTGGG GTGCGGGTGCCCAGGCGGGTCAgagcttccagctgcagcagccccagacCAAGGTGTCGGTGAACAAGGGGGAGATGTTCACCCTGACCTGCACCACGTCCAGAGATGGTCCCCTTGGCCCTGTGAAGTGGCTGAAGGGCTGGGGCAGCGAGAACGAGACCATTTACGACCAGACAGGCTCTTTCCCTCGTGTGACGAGGGCGGTGAGTGAGTCCAACACAGACTTCACCATCCACATCATGGATGCTCGCCTCGAGGATGCCGGCAGCTATTACTGTGTGAAGTTCAGCAAATCACTGGGTGGTGTTCAGGTGTTTCAGCACGGCAAGGGCACAGAGGTGTCCGTGCACG AGGGAGCCCCGGTTCCTGGCGTGGTGGCTGCAGCTGTAGTGCTCtgtttcctccttctcctcagcCTTTTCATCGCCTTTTGCATGTACAGGAGGAAGCACAGAGGCAAGGCAGTGAGCCCGTGCAAAGCTGGGCCAGCAGCTGTAGGCAGCCTCTCACCCAtccctctgcagtgctgtgcagggacccccagcacccccag CGAAGTCCTGGATGCAGTCACCTCACCTCTGCCCAGCCAG caaagcagcaaggaggaCAATGACATCCACTACGCTGatctccagcccctgcccgtgGCCTCACGGCATGGCAGAAACCCCGGCCCAGCCTGCTCCGAGTACGCCAGCATAAGGGTGGCTGCCAAGTGA